One Vespula pensylvanica isolate Volc-1 chromosome 1, ASM1446617v1, whole genome shotgun sequence genomic region harbors:
- the LOC122632952 gene encoding dnaJ homolog subfamily C member 13 isoform X4, whose amino-acid sequence MMPLKDNQDVACFLVTKHSWKGKYKRIFSIGSMGITTYNPGTLEVTNKWEYSEFISVQPTNKHQLGSCEFSITMRKERKVDTMKFSSEHRAHLLTEALKYRGQFAEKSKEILKYQAYKRHWSDTNLPIVLEVTPYSLDQLDPTTNMLLSSYCYKDFEGIATMKDFPNGFAIVCGGFGRLHLFSSDKMEEIKKKLLESAINNLGISIKVLKEPIETKDFVAQRLGKFSNDEHITSGSEFTVHKISPRYKGLQKRTLCLSDTCLLERDPQTYNICTLRPLSDIFALIRDNENPQLFTIQYLNGQTRSYTATDRDSLLASLLDGVRASGNRDAHVRMHPIARGKRLGPFNLPVDEEVEISHIKFLQQPPGGRTFAEILERFNANIPYSGLNYSITQDGLFTENKEKIILAALSTLVHKELEGNDEIEAQFHAIRRLVASKVGFTAFTSFPGFREAIGTRVVKALKREDCGVTQAAIDCICALMQPMHDDCDLRQEQLNKSSLLSSNKFLESLLEMWINHINHGTGALVVSAMLDLLTFALCVPYSETTDGKHFDNLLEMVAARGRSLFKLFQHPSLAIVKGAGLIMRAIIEEGAPEVAAKMQELALAEGALPRHLLYSLFTIGNDNRLLTHRQLCRHLVGLWVTGHPTAMGLLKRIMPVGLLNYLDSNEKVPDSFLEEERLNNRDNLKIAIDHASKNKKSQQWIMIERQMRLVEKHVEHALQHWGARVGIERREKIKERPIVLRKRRERIKSEANWKLFYYKFNQDHSLPNLIWNHKTREELRTALDHEIRAFTSDKELAGGTLIAWNYREFEVQYQCLSDEVKIGDYYLRLLLERDSPESPIRKSYEFFNDLYHRFLLTTKVEMKCLCLQAMTIVYGRYYEDIGPFSDTKYIVGMLDRCTDRMERDRLVMFIKKLILHRRNVKEIMDQNGVRALVDLLTLAHLHTSRAVVPTQTNVIEAGPQQERIMEKEWYYNDSDTRKGPISLKDLKSLYTTNKITYKTKVWAQGLDGWRMISQVPQLKWTLVARGIPVINESELATLILNILIKMCEYFPSRDADDAVIRPLPRVKRLLSDLQCLPHIVQLLLTFDPVLVERVATLLCEIMRDNADVSKIYLTGVFYFILMYTGSNVLPIARFLQLTHTKQAFRSDDNISSDIMQRSILGQLLPDAMVSYLENHGAEKFAQIFLGDFDTPEAIWNAEMRRMLIEKIAAHIADFTPKLRSHTMAKYQYIAIPAVRYPQLENELFCQIFYLRHLCDTVKFPQWPIPEPVQLLKDVLNAWKKEVEKKPPLMTVDEAYKVLGLPVGEQHNEANVRKSYYKLAQMYHPDKNPQGRDKFEAVNQAYEFLCSRSCWTTDGPNPDNIVLILRTQSILFHRYAEELRPYKYAGYPQLIKTIKLESDDERLFSKSAPLLAAASELAYHTVHCSALNAEELRREDGLEVLLNAYTRCVSVLNKSSKSNDIAVQVCMHITKCFAVAGSFSGCRDKIIELPQLVKDLCRILHFRHLTKLCSVATECVSSLATDSILQMELFKSDALWHLLLFMFNYDYTLEEGGVERTQDENRQEVANNLAKLAVKACARLGGYMTKENKTPNNSIIVNALEKLLTPYLARQLSKDKPEEILKTLNSNCSNPYLIWDNGTRAELNEYLEVKRLERLNGNENFEHDFGNFKYSAHAGELIIGEIFVKVYNEQPVFPIEDPKSFTINLLEFLSKSSDYLAPLGNVTLGKEYKEKLEHVVMALEALRNVIKNNPGIELQCMGHFKLLFGLVNCNNCKLVQKSALEVISNVTKNQECVSDIAANEVIVHLLLCLHSLKEYQLLALETLYALMSSTKIVKDALDKGAVVYVLDLFCNSSNIQVRETAAELLAKMSSDKLAGPKVKIELSKFLPRLFSEAIRDSPKQCVHMFETKHENPELIWDDESKGRVSRIIAELKDEYFALQRRNPNEKLNVPEAQKNIDIATNEPIVGGVYLRLFIASPAWALRKPKEFLNELMDTILTLMSKEKTDPEMLELTTQALVCLLQVQPILADQVPSLGHIPRLCKQMAIQNNQPSVYKTAILILHQLATSEICISSICQTECISPLKHAMQSRRDMIAIACETLNRLFSTNEDRLIKQALEAEMVPYLLNILEGRLDVIDNPATTKAQIVKALKAMTKSLLLGEKVIAILERSSVWAEYKDQRHDLFISNATNSGYLTAGTPVSAGYLTAGPSTTLTTGPPPVDKEDSLIRNDSI is encoded by the exons ATGATGCCACTAAAGGATAACCAGGATGTTGCATGCTTTCTGGTCACCAAACACTCATGGAAAGGGAA GTACAAACGTATTTTTTCTATTGGATCCATGGGTATTACAACATATAATCCTGGGACCTTAGAGGTCACTAATAAATGGGAATACTCTGAATTTATTAGTGTACAACCTACAAATAAACATCAGTTGGGTTCCTGTGAATTCAGCATAACTATGCGGAAAGAACGTAAAGTTGATACAATGAAATTTAGTTCAGAACATAGAGCACATTTGTTAACAGAAGCACTTAAATATAGAGGTCAGTTTGCagagaaatcaaaagaaattttg aaatatcaaGCTTATAAACGCCATTGGTCTGATACAAATTTACCAATAGTATTGGAAGTAACTCCATACAGTCTTGATCAGTTGGATCCTACAACGAACATGCTACTTTCCAGTTATTGTTATAAGGACTTTGAAGGCATCGCTACGATGAAAGACTTTCCTAATGGATTTGCGATTGTTTGCGGTGGATTTGGACGTTTACATCTTTTTTCATCTGATAAgatggaagaaataaaaaagaagctaTTGGAATctgcaataaataatttaggaATCAGTATAAAAGTTTTAAAGGAACCAATAGAAACAAAAGATTTTGTTGCACAAAGATTAGGCAAATTCAGTAATGATGAGCATATAACAAGCGGATCAGAATTTACTGTTCATAAAATTTCACCTAGATATAAAGGACTACAAAAAAGAACACTTTGTCTTTCTGATACTTGCTTATTGGAAAGGGACCCACAGacgtataatatttgtacTCTTAGGCCACTATCAGACATTTTTGCCCTTATTCGTGATAATGAAAATCCACAATTGTTTAcgatacaatatttaaatgGACAAACAAGAAGTTACACTGCAACGGACAGAGATTCCCTATTAGCTTCATTACTTGATGGTGTAAGAGCATCTGGAAATAGAGATGCTCATGTAAGAATGCATCCAATTGCAAGAGGAAAAAGACTAGGACCTTTTAATTTGCCCGTTGatgaagaagtagaaatatCTCATATTAAATTCTTACAACAACCACCAGGAGGACGTACTTTTGCAGAAATTTTGGAAAGGTTTAATGCCAATATACCGTATAGTGGTCTCAATTATTCAATAACTCAAGAT GGACTTTTTActgagaataaagagaaaattatactTGCTGCCTTAAGCACCTTAGTACATAAAGAGCTAGAAGGGAATGACGAGATCGAAGCACAATTTCATGCTATACGAAGATTAGTAGCAAGTAAAGTTGGATTCACTGCATTCACTTCTTTTCCTGGATTTAGAGAAGCTATTGGTACTAGAGTTGTAAAGGcattaaagagagaagattgcGGTGTTACACAGGCTGCTATAGATTGTATATGTGCGCTTATGCAACCAATGCATGATGATTGTGACCTAAGGCAAGAACAATTAAACAAAAGCAGTCTTCTTAGTAGtaacaaatttttagaaaGTTTACTTGAAATGTGGATTAATCATATT AATCATGGCACTGGTGCTTTAGTAGTTTCTGCCATGCTTGATCTATTAACTTTTGCATTATGTGTACCATATAGTGAAACTACGGACGGCAAACATTTTGACAACCTTTTAGAAATGGTTGCAGCAAGGGGTAGAtctcttttcaaattatttcaacatCCGTCACTGGCTATTGTTAAAGGAGCTGGTTTGATAATGAGAGCAATTATAGAAGAGGGTGCACCTGAGGTGGCTGCAAAAATGCAAGAATTAGCTCTTGCTGAAGGAGCTTTACCAAGGCATCTTTTATATAGTCTCTTTACTATTGGCAATGATAATAGACTTCTGACACATAGACAACTATGTAGACATTTAGTAGGATTATGGGTGACAGGACATCCTACAGCTATGGgattattaaaacgaattatg CCCGTCGGTTTGCTAAATTATTTAGACTCCAACGAAAAAGTTCCTGATTCatttctcgaagaagaaagattaaataatcgtgataatttaaaaatagcaATAGACCATGcatcgaagaataaaaaaagtcaGCAGTGGATTATGATCGAACGTCAAATGCGATTAGTAGAGAAACATGTGGAGCATGCTCTTCAACACTGGGGTGCACGCGTTGGTAtagaaagacgagaaaaaatcaaagaacgTCCAATAGTTTTAAGAAAACGCAGAGAAAGAATTAAGTCTGAAGCAAACtggaaattgttttattacaaattcaaTCAAGATCATTCGTTACCTAATTTAATATGGAATCATAAGACAAGAGAAGAATTAAGAACTGCTCTCGACCATGAGATACGTGCATTTACCTCGGATAAAGAATTAGCAGGTGGAACCTTAATTGCATGGAATTACAGAGAATTCGAAGTGCAATATCAGTGCCTATCAGATGAAGTCAAAATTGGAGATTATTACTTGAGGCTGctattagaaagagatagccCAGAGAGTCCGATTCGAAAatc atatgaattttttaatgatttataccATAGATTCTTGTTAACAACAAAAGTCGAAATGAAGTGCCTTTGCTTGCAAGCAATGACTATAGTGTATGGACGATATTACGAAGATATTGGACCATTCTCAGacacaaaatatatagtaGGAATGTTGGATCGGTGTACCGATAGAATGGAGCGTGATCGATTAGTTATGTTCATAAAGAAACTCATTCTACACAGAAGAAACGTTAAAGAGATAATGGATCAGAACGGTGTACGAGCGCTTGTAGATCTTTTAACATTAGCACATTTACATACTTCTCGTGCTGTGGTACCCACGCAAACTAATGTCATAGAAGCAGGTCCACAACAAGAGAGgataatggaaaaagaatgGTATTATAACGATAGCGATACGCGTAAGGGTCCTATAAGTCTAAAGGATTTGAAAAGTTTATATACGACAAATAAGATAACTTATAAAACAAAGGTTTGGGCACAAGGATTGGATGGATGGAGAATGATATCTCAAGTACCACAATTGAAATGGACTTTAGTTGCAAGAGGAATTCCAGTAATCAATGAAAGTGAATTAGCAactttgattttaaatatcttaattaaaatgtGCGAATACTTTCCAAGTAGAGACGCGGATGATGCTGTTATTAGACCATTACCACGTGTCAAACGTCTCTTGTCGGATCTTCAATGTTTGCCACATATTGTACAACTCTTACTGACCTTCGATCCCGTATTGGTCGAAAGAGTCGCTACATTATTGTGTGAAATAATGCGTGACAATGCAGATGTCTCCAAAATTTATCTCACCGGTgtcttttactttatattgATGTACACTGGTTCCAATGTTCTACCTATAGCAAGATTTTTACAATTGACACACACCAAACAGGCTTTTAGAAGCGATGAT AACATATCTTCCGACATTATGCAACGAAGCATTCTTGGTCAACTTTTACCCGATGCCATGGTGAGCTATTTAGAGAATCATGGTGCAGAGAAATTTGCACAAATATTTCTAGGTGATTTTGATACTCCGGAAGCAATTTGGAATGCCGAAATGAGAAGAATGCTTATAGAAAAGATAGCCGCACATATTGCCGATTTTACCCCGAAATTAAGAAGCCATACCATGGCcaaatatcaatatatcgCTATACCTGCTGTGAGGTATCCAcaattagaaaatgaattattttgtcaaatattttatcttcggCATTTGTGCGATACTGTCAAATTTCCGCAATGGCCTATACCTGAACCT GTGCAATTATTAAAAGACGTATTGAATGCATGGAAAAAAGAGGTAGAAAAGAAACCACCTTTAATGACAGTCGATGAGGCTTACAAAGTATTAGGTTTGCCTGTTGGAGAACAACACAATGAAGCAAATGTTAGAAAATCATATTACAAATTAGCTCAAATGTATCATCCTGATAAAAATCCTCAAGGCAGA gATAAATTTGAGGCAGTTAATCAGGCATACGAATTTTTATGTAGTCGCAGCTGTTGGACTACCGACGGTCCGAATCCTGATAATATAGTACTTATTTTGAGAACACAaagtattctttttcatagatATGCAGAAGAACTTAGGCCATATAAATATGCTGGTTATCCACAGTTAATTAAGACGATCAAATTAGAATCGGATGATGAACGTTTATTTTCAAAGTCTGCACCATTGTTGGCTGCTGCTAGTGAACTTGCATATCATACGGTTCATTGCTCCGCTTTAAACGCGGAAGAATTACGAAGAGAAGACGGTTTAGAGGTTTTACTTAATGCTTATACTCGATGTGTTTCGGTTTTGAACAAATCAAGTAAATCTAACGATATCGCGGTACAAGTATGTATGCACATTACCAAATGTTTCGCTGTTGCTGGATCATTTAGTGGATGCagagataaaattatagagTTACCACAATTGGTTAAAGATTTGTGCAGAATATTACATTTCAGA CATTTGACAAAGTTATGTTCGGTTGCTACCGAATGTGTTTCATCGCTTGCTACAGATAGCATTCTACAAatggaattatttaaatctgATGCTTTGTGGCATCTGTTGCTGTTTATgtttaattatgattatacgTTAGAAGAAGGTGGCGTCGAAAGAACTCAAGATGAGAATAGACAAGAAGTTGCTAATAATTTGGCAAAATTAGCTGTTAAGGCTTGTGCCAGACTAGGTGGTTACatgacgaaagaaaacaaaacaccTAATAATTCTATCATAGTAAATGCTTTAGAAAAACTTTTAACGCCTTATCTTGCTCGTCAGCTTAGCAAAGATAAACctgaagaaatattaaagacATTAAATTCTAATTGTTCAAACCCATATTTAATTTGGGACAATGGGACTAGAGCAGAGTTAAACGAGTATCTAGAAGTTAAGCGATTAGAGAGATTGAATGGTAACGAAAATTTCGAACATGATTTCGGTAATTTTAAGTACAGTGCTCATGCTGGAGAATTAATTATTGgtgaaatatttgttaaagtaTATAATGAACAACCAGTTTTTCCTATAGAG gaTCCAAAAAGCTTTACAATCAATTTGCTCGAGTTTCTGTCCAAATCATCGGATTATTTAGCTCCCCTTGGAAATGTTACTTTAGGCAaggaatataaagagaaattgGAACACGTTGTAATGGCTCTAGAAGCATTAAGaaacgtaattaaaaataatcctgGTATAGAACTACAGTGTATGGGCCATTTTAAGCTATTATTTGGATTAGTTAATTGTAACAATTGCAAATTGGTGCAAAAAAGTGCGCTTGAAGTAATCAGTAACGTAACTAAAAATCAAGAATGTGTTAGTGATATCGCAGCGAACGAAGTTATAGTACATTTACTATTATGCTTGCATAGTCTAAAAGAGTATCAACTTCTTGCATTGGAAACTTTATATGCACTGATGAGTTCAACGAAGATAGTGAAAGATGCACTGGACAAAG gaGCTGTTGTTTATGTCCTTGATTTATTCTGCAATTCAAGTAATATTCAGGTACGAGAAACAGCGGCTGAATTGCTCGCCAAAATGTCTTCAGATAAATTGGCTGGGCCAAAGGTGAAAATAGAGCTATCTAAATTTTTACCCAGGTTATTTAGTGAAGCTATTCGTGATTCACCTAAGCAATGTGTGCACATGTTTGAAACGAAACACGAAAATCCAGAATTAATTTGGGACGATGAATCTAAAGGACGAGTTTCAAGAATTATTGCTGAATTAAAAGATGA ATATTTCGCATTGCAAAGACGCAATCCTAACGAGAAATTGAATGTACCAGAGGCTCAAAAGAATATTGATATCGCTACAAATGAACCTATAGTAGGCGGCGTATACCTCAGATTATTTATAGCTAGTCCTGCATGGGCTCTTAGAAAGcctaaagaatttttaaatgaacttATGGACACTATTCTAACACTtatgtcgaaagaaaagactGAC cCGGAGATGTTAGAGCTTACAACACAAGCTTTGGTGTGTTTATTACAAGTGCAACCGATATTAGCAGATCAGGTACCATCGTTAGGTCATATACCACGACTATGTAAGCAAATGGCTATACAAAACAATCAACCTTCCGTATACAAAACagcaatattaatattacaccAATTAGCTACCAGCGAG aTTTGTATATCATCTATTTGTCAAACAGAGTGTATAAGTCCATTAAAACATGCTATGCAATCCAGACGGGATATGATAGCAATAGCATGCGAGACtttaaatagattattttcaacgaatgaGGATAGACTTATTAAACAG GCACTGGAAGCTGAAATGGTGCCATATCTCTTAAATATATTGGAAGGACGGTTAGATGTTATCGATAATCCAGCTACAACAAAAGCGCAAATAGTAAAAGCTTTGAAAGCAATGACAAAAAGTTTACTTTTAGGTGAAAAAGTTATCGCTATACTAGAAAGATCTAGTGTCTGGGCAGAATACAAAGATCAACgacatgatttatttatatccaaCGCCACTAACTCAGGCTATTTAACAG CTGGAACACCAGTATCCGCTGGTTATCTAACGGCAGGACCCAGTACGACACTTACCACAGGTCCACCACCAGTTGACAAGGAAGATAGTTTAATTAGAAACGATAGCATCTGA